A DNA window from Brassica napus cultivar Da-Ae chromosome A4, Da-Ae, whole genome shotgun sequence contains the following coding sequences:
- the LOC106445965 gene encoding SHUGOSHIN 2-like, giving the protein MPPPPPPPPATNFYFDLRIAAIKAFTTEENMTLIKALAHRNKSFDLSGVEFQKLRINLRNVQEKNLQLAQANSHTLDELSTNRDRACFSGIEVAQNEAFLFHYIAASMTN; this is encoded by the exons atgccccccccccccccccccccaccggCCACCAATTTTTACTTTGACCTGAGAATTGCTGCCATCAAAGCTTTCACAACCGAG GAAAACATGACACTGATAAAAGCTCTAGCACACAGAAA TAAAAGTTTTGATCTTAGCGGGGTTGAGTTTCAGAAACTGAGGATCAACTTAAGGAATGTGCAGGAAAAGAATTTGCAACTTGCACAGGCAAACAGTCATACGTTGGAT GAGCTCAGTACAAACAGAGACAGGGCATGCTTTTCTGGAATTGAAGTCGCTCAAAACGAGGCTTTCCTATTTCATTATATTGCAGCTTCCATGACCAACTGA
- the LOC125608339 gene encoding sodium/pyruvate cotransporter BASS2, chloroplastic produces MASISRVLPTDGRLSHCTSWVPVTLVRRAQTPPDSLKLFPVSKAGVSLRIQNSSRPLRSVFALESPSSRSSRVACNAAADMSGDAPESTPKELSKYEKIIELLTTLFPLWVILGTLVGIFKPSLVTWLETDLFTLGLGFLMLSMGLTLTFEDFRRCLRNPWTVGVGFLAQYMIKPVLGFLIAMTLKLSAPLATGLILVSCCPGGQASNVATYISKGNVALSVLMTTCSTIGAIIMTPLLTKLLAGQLVPVDAAGLALSTFQVVLVPTIVGVLANEFFPKFTSKIITVTPLIGVILTTLLCASPIGQVSEVLKTQGGQLILPVALLHAAAFAIGYWISKFSFGESTSRTISIECGMQSSALGFLLAQKHFTNPLVAVPSAVSVVCMALGGSGLAVFWRNQPIPEDDKDDFKE; encoded by the exons ATGGCCTCTATCTCCAGAGTTCTGCCAACAGATGGCAGATTAAGTCATTGCACTTCATGGGTTCCTGTAACTCTTGTGAGGAGAGCTCAAACTCCACCTG ATTCTCTCAAGTTGTTTCCCGTTAGTAAAGCTGGAGTAAGTTTAAGGATTCAGAACAGTAGTAGACCGTTACGCTCTGTCTTTGCTCTCGAGTCACCTTCCTCCAG GAGCAGCCGAGTTGCTTGCAATGCTGCTGCAGATATGTCAGGTGATGCACCTGAAAGCACTCCTAAGGAACTGAGCAAGTACGAGAAGATTATTGAGCTTTTGACCACCCTTTTCCCACTTTGG GTTATTTTGGGAACACTTGTTGGCATCTTCAAGCCATCTTTA GTTACATGGTTGGAAACAGACCTCTTCACTCTTGGTCTTGGCTTTCTCATGCTCTCCATGGGATTAACTCTTACCTTTGAAGATTTCAGAAGATGTTTACGTAATCCCTGGACG GTGGGTGTTGGTTTTCTTGCACAGTATATGATCAAGCCAGTGTTAGGTTTCCTCATCGCAATG ACTCTTAAGCTTTCGGCACCTCTTGCAACTGGTCTTATCTTGGTCTCATGCTGCCCTGGAGGACAGGCGTCAAACGTTGCCACCTACATTTCTAAGGGCAACGTAGCACTCTCTGTACTCATGACAAC GTGTTCAACCATTGGAGCTATTATAATGACTCCTCTTCTCACTAAGCTTCTTGCTGGCCAGCTTGTTCCTGTTGATGCTGCT GGACTAGCTCTTAGCACTTTTCAAGTAGTGTTGGTGCCTACTATAGTTGGAG TTCTGGCTAATGAGTTCTTTCCTAAGTTTACGTCGAAGATTATAACAGTGACACCTCTAATAGGAGTCATTCTGACCACTCTTCTCTGTGCTAGTCCG ATTGGACAAGTTTCAGAGGTTTTGAAAACGCAAGGAGGTCAACTTATACTCCCTGTAGCACTCCTTCATGCTGCGGCCTTTGCTATTGGCTATTGGATTTCAAAGTTCTCTTTTGGCGAGTCCACTTCTCGCACCATTTCTATAGAATGTGGAATGCAA AGTTCAGCGCTGGGGTTCTTGCTTGCACAAAAGCATTTCACAAATCCTCTGGTCGCTGTTCCTTCTGCAGTCAGTGTTGTCTGTATGGCG CTCGGCGGGAGTGGATTAGCTGTGTTCTGGAGAAACCAACCGATTCCGGAAGATGACAAGGATGACTTCAAAGAGTGA